Part of the Bactrocera neohumeralis isolate Rockhampton unplaced genomic scaffold, APGP_CSIRO_Bneo_wtdbg2-racon-allhic-juicebox.fasta_v2 ctg3426, whole genome shotgun sequence genome is shown below.
ATAAGAAAACGTTTAGAATTGTACTAATGGCAGTGAGTGATGCTAATTACGTGTTCAcatatgtttttgcttttcccTGAATACACGTGCTGTTAAGTCGTGACGATCAGTTTTTGATTGACCGGGGAACAAATGGCATTTGATGTCATTCCACTTCGGATTGCACGTGAACGTTATGAACAGATCCGGTCTGCCGTAATGGCGCACATACGACATCGCATCTTGCGCATACTCGTGCATATGGCGCGGACTGCCGATGTATGTGGCTGGCAATATTGTTAGACGTCCAATGCTATTCACATTTGCATTATTCATTACGGCATCTCTCAAATGGATGTACTCTTCAGAACGCAATTTCGCTTGGTTGAATCGAATAAAGTTGAGACGTTCTGTCTCGATCTTCGCATACATGTCAACCAAATACTGATTGAAAAGCTTGCGACATTTCAGGATGTAGTTGTCTTCTTGCGGACGAATCATTATTCTGCATGAATAGAAGTTCATCGCACTGAGTTTTTTCGATGTTTCTTGGCCTATAAATGAACaatacacaaaatattgaatCGTAAGTAACATTTCTTCTCAGAAATTGTACTTTTTACCAGTAGTTGGATTTATCAATCGCATATTGATGTGATAGCCGTCATCACCTCTCCAGAATAATATCGGACACTGTAATGCATCATAACTACGGTGTAGCTCGGAAACACGCTGAAGTTGTTCGTTTCTACGGTGCAGTACAATATCTCGTGATTCAAACTGTTCGCCAACAATTACAATTGCCACCTCATCGATTGTTGGTGCGTTGAATCGTCTGGCATGCTGCCCCATCGGCATTTTGTCTGCTCTGATGACGATTCGATGGTTATCAGACGGCATGCGGTCCAATGCGATTTTGAACAATCGAATCAATTCATTGTGTTCATTGAGAAATCTTTGCAAATTTAGTACGATTTCTCGCCTTGTGCCGGTTGCAATGTTACATCGTTGATTTAGTTGGTCATTTTCATTAccgatgaaatatatttgcaaaaattgataGTCGGCGTCGGCAAATGGTATGAGCAAGCCTGCTCGATGGTATATTTGTCCCTGAATCTGTAGAATTAAAATGTCAAATGTTTCACTGGAAATTCCATGCAAAGTAATCACCTTGAACGTCGGCATAAATGAATCTCTAATGATCTTTGTGGCAccaaaagaagtcatttgaaagcatgaattgtatgcttgtatgttcTGCAAGAAATGCTTAGACGTCGGCGATTCCCAGTGAGCAAGGAATGTAATGGTTCTGGTGGCGGTTCCAATGCAGGCAGTTTCACTTTGCCACTGGAGCAGCACATGCCAGCTGTTTCTCCTCGAAACTTCGCTGCATTGCAATGCGTACAAATAATATCCATTGCTCCAATGGCACCATGCAGGCTGTAGTCGCAGTCAGGATCGTAGTGAAAGCCAACAAGTTCCATTTGATCGCGAAGGCGGAGCGGAACTCGGCCTTGACGGTAATTTGGCCGTTGATTGTCGGCGAATTTAGCTCTAATCTGTGCACGCCGCTCCCTGTACACCACTCTACCTCGGGCATTCACTTGAGCGCGTTGCTCTTCGCTTTGATTTCTTCTCGACGTGAATCACTCGTATGCCTGCCAACTGTATTACGTTGGCGTAGTCGAGGCATTttctagagtatgcatatttgaagttcataaataaaaattgaaaaattatcctaaaactacatcttaaactatgaattatacccacacacgcatatgcaataagacccaccaacagtgtatttgctaATCGCATgtaagcacttacgaaacaaaaacaatactcacttgctttgtgtgtgttgcgcggtcagcagaaaaacacaaaatcggttcgaataaaggTAGCAAATCGATTgcattaaatctggaaaaaacacacaattttgaaacacttttttttacacacaccgcgcattttcaagcgacaatcgaaccgcatggcatcacatacgAAACAACAAccatactcacttgctttgtgttgtacgcagaatgttaatcacgttgaaatcttagaaaaattcacacaattttgaaacatattttttgaacgAATGACAGACAAAAACGATCAGCGTCAATGTTTTTTactaattgtaaacatccgcaaGTTGATtctgtttattagtaaaaggcatttgacaggactgccaatcttgcggcaaaacattatttcatgagaatttgtatagacgggatgtataattttttttttttgcaatttttgcaaaacatgCAATGATacacatattaaatttcttatgtgcaccctacaaacagaccccaatcactcctgaaaatttcattgaaatcgggcaatccgtctaggaggagtatgcgaacaggaagttttgccacttagttttatatatatatgtagatatatgatTTTTAGATACATAGTTAAGTTGAAGATGTTTAAATGTCATTCATTGTACAAAATTTACCCAAAGTAAATATTGTGGCATGTGTGTAACATACAGGTTTTTTACACCAACTGCAAATCTTGCGTGTGGTTTTACACTTTCCAGCTTCACAATTTTGACAACGAACAAGGTGCATAGGTTGAAAGCCGTTAGAAATACCAGGCAAGTGTTTCGCAATAGTGCCGGAAACAGGAGAACTACCGAGTGCCGTTTCAATAGCCCGGCGTGTTGGAGCATGACCTAATACCCTTGGCTTTTCAAAGCGCTGTTCAATTGCTGGCATGAAAAGCTGTTTTGCAATGCATCGCAGGAACTTTCGTTTCCGAATATATAATGAATCCGGCTAGAGCGCTTATATCTAGCATGTTAAAAAGCATTGCTAAAGGCCAACGCATGGAATATGCAGAAAGCCTTTTGTCCATTGCATCGACGTCTCCTTTGGTAGCGTTGTAGTCATGGATATACTGTGGCTTGTTTTTCTTCTCAGGTGCAATAGTATTTGTCATGGGCGTACTGGAAAGTAGTATAAcagcttttcctttttttggcaCGTAAGATACCAAGGCAAATTTTGATTCGAGAAAGCCAAAACTTGTTGACTGTTCTGCTCGTTTGCGGTctgctttcatttcatttggcataaatgttttgttttgacgAACAGTACCAAGAAGAGAGAGCCCTTTCGACATCAATTGCCTAGCCAGATTCAATGAAGTAAAAAAGTTATCACAGATTATGGTTCTTCCAGTGTTTTGCCAAGGTTAAACCAGTCTTTGCACGACATTCTAGTGGTGAACACAATggctgcgacagactgcagcagcacgacagtgaactgaaaacgtcgttgtgcaccttactacatgtacatttgtgagaagcaacaacataacaatggccggcatgtacacaaaacacaGCTGtcaattttgtatgtacacagtGTCATAGTTAGTTGTTTCGTTCTTTGTCGTTCTGAGTaatttgatacaaattttttaatttcaataaataaaataaccatGGAAAGCGAGGAATGTTTGAGGACTATTCTTAATATTGTACGTATTGTCAATACTGCACACGAAGTGTTCCAGGAGGTAAATAGAAACTCCCGAAGGTGGTGGGTTCGTCCTGTCAATATTTCACGCGAAGAGGAAGGATTTTATAGAACATGCATCAAGCAACTTAAGGAAAAGGATGAGGAGCATATTTATAAAGCTACGAGAATGAGCGTtgctaaatataatttattgttgtCGCTATTAAAGCAACAATTAAAACGTTTTTCAAATAGAAAACCAATTCAGCCTGAGACTCGTTTGGCGGTAACATTAATGTAAGTCAATGTGAAATAATTATTACACTGGTATACTTAAACGCTTATCAATTTCAGTTTCTTGGCACAAGGATGCAATTTCAATGTCCTGTCTTGGTCGTTTAAACTTGGAGTTTCGACAGTCCGAAAAATTATATACGAAACATGTGACGCTATTTGGGATGAATTGCATGATGCATATTTGTCAACACCAAACGCACACGAACTTCGAGATATTGCAAGCAAATTCTATGTAAAGACTGGAATGCCGAATTGCTTGGGAGCTATAGATGGGAAGCACATTCGTATAACAAGCCCAAGAAATAGCGGATCGTTGTACTACAACTATAAGAAAACGTTTAGAATTGTACTAATGGCAGTGAGTGATGCTAATTACGTGTTCAcatatgtttttgcttttcccTGAATACACGTGCTGTTAAGTCGTGACGATCAGTTTTTGATTGACCGGGGAACAAATGGCATTTGATGTCATTCCACTTCGGATTGCACGTGAACGTTATGAACAGATCCGGTCTGCCGTAATGGCGCACATACGACATCGCATCTTGCGCATACTCGTGCATATGGCGCGGACTGCCGATGTATGTGGCTGGCAATATTGTTAGACGTCCAATGCTATTCACATTTGCATTATTCATTACGGCATCTCTCAAATGGATGTACTCTTCAGAACGCAATTTCGCTTGGTTGAATCGAATAAAGTTGAGACGTTCTGTCTCGATCTTCGCATACATGTCAACCAAATACTGATTGAAAAGCTTGCGACATTTCAGGATGTAGTTGTCTTCTTGCGGACGAATCATTATTCTGCATGAATAGAAGTTCATCGCACTGAGTTTTTTCGATGTTTCTTGGCCTATAAATGAACaatacacaaaatattgaatCGTAAGTAACATTTCTTCTCAGAAATTGTACTTTTTACCAGTAGTTGGATTTATCAATCGCATATTGATGTGATAGCCGTCATCACCTCTCCAGAATAATATCGGACACTGTAATGCATCATAACTACGGTGTAGCTCGGAAACACGCTGAAGTTGTTCGTTTCTACGGTGCAGTACAATATCTCGTGATTCAAACTGTTCGCCAACAATTACAATTGCCACCTCATCGATTGTTGGTGCGTTGAATCGTCTGGCATGCTGCCCCATCGGCATTTTGTCTGCTCTGATGACGATTCGATGGTTATCAGACGGCATGCGGTCCAATGCGATTTTGAACAATCGAATCAATTCATTGTGTTCATTGAGAAATCTTTGCAAATTTAGTACGATTTCTCGCCTTGTGCCGGTTGCAATGTTACATCGTTGATTTAGTTGGTCATTTTCATTAccgatgaaatatatttgcaaaaattgataGTCGGCGTCGGCAAATGGTATGAGCAAGCCTGCTCGATGGTATATTTGTCCCTGAATCTGTAGAATTAAAATGTCAAATGTTTCACTGGAAATTCCATGCAAAGTAATCACCTTGAACGTCGGCATAAATGAATCTCTAATGATCTTTGTGGCAccaaaagaagtcatttgaaagcatgaattgtatgcttgtatgttcTGCAAGAAATGCTTAGACGTCGGCGATTCCCCAGTGAGCAAGGAATGTAATGGTTCTGGTGGCGGTTCCAATGCAGGCAGTTTCACTTTGCCACTGGAGCAGCACATGCCAGCTGTTTCTCCTCGAAACTTCGCTGCATTGCAATGCGTACAAATAATATCCATTGCTCCAATGGCACCATGCAGGCTGTAGTCGCAGTCAGGATCGTAGTGAAAGCCAACAAGTTCCATTTGATCGCGAAGGCGGAGCGGAACTCGGCCTTGACGGTAATTTGGCCGTTGATTGTCGGCGAATTTAGCTCTAATCTGTGCACGCCGCTCCCTGTACACCACTCTACCTCGGGCATTCACTTGAGCGCGTTGCTCTTCGCTTTGATTTCTTCTTGATATTAACATAAGAatgcatatgcaataagacccaccaacagtgtatttgctaATCGCATgtaagcacttacgaaacaataacaatactcacttgctttgtgtgtgttgcgcggtcagcagaaaaacacaaaatcggttcgaataaaggTAGCAAATCGATTgcattaaatctggaaaaaacacacaattttgaaacacttttttttacacacaccgcgcattttcaagcgacaatcgaaccgcatggcatcacatacgAAACAACAAccatactcacttgctttgtgttgtacgcagaatgttaatcacgttgaaatcttagaaaaattcacacaattttgaaacatattttttgaacgAATGACAGACAAAAACGATCAGCGTCAATGTTTTTTactaattgtaaacatccgcaaGTTGATtctgtttattagtaaaaggcatttgacaggactgccaatcttgcggcaaaacattatttcatgagaatttgtataggcgggatgtatcattttttttttttgcaatttttgcaaaacatgCAATGATacacatattaaatttcttatgtgcaccctccaaacagaccccaatcactcctgaaaatttcattgaaatcgggcaatccgtctaggaggagtatgcgaacaggaagttttgccacttagttttatatatatatgtagatatatgatTTTTAGATACATAGTTAAGTTGAAGATGTTTAAATGTCATTCATTGTACAAAATTTACCCAAAGTAAATATTGTGGCATGTGTGTAACATACAGGTTTTTTGCACCAACTGCAAATCTTGCGTGTGGTTTTACACTTTCCAGCTTCACAATTTTGACAACGAACAAGGTGCATAGGTTGAAAGCCGTTAGAAATACCAGGCAAGTGTTTCGCAATAGTGCCGGAAACAGGAGAACTACCGAGTGCCGTTTCAATAGCCCGGCGTGTTGGAGCATGGCCTAATACCCTTGGCTTTTCAAAGCGCTGTTCAATTGCTGGCATGAAAAGCTGTTTTGCAATGCATCGCAGGAACTTTCGTTTCCGAATATATAATGAATCCGGCTAGAGCGCTTATATCTAGCATGTTAAAAAGCATTGCTAAAGGCCAACGCATGGAATATGCAGAAAGCCTTTTGTCCATTGCATCGACGTCTCCTTTGGTAGCGTTGTAGTCATGGATATACTGTGGCTTGTTTTTCTTCTCAGGTGCAATAGTATTTGTCATGGGCGTACTGGAAAGTAGTATAAcagcttttcctttttttggcaCGTAAGATACCAAGGCAAATTTTGATTCGAGAAAGCCAAAACTTGTTGACTGTTCTGCTCGTTTGCGGTctgctttcatttcatttggcataaatgttttgttttgacgAACAGTACCAAGAAGAGAAGCCCTTTCGACATCAATTGCCTAGCCAGATTCAATGAAGTAAAAAAGTTATCACAGATTATGGTTCTTCCAGTGTTTTGCCAAGGTTAAACCAGTCTTTGCACGACATTCTAGTGGTGAACACAATggctgcgacagactgcagcagcacgacgaaaacgtcgttgtgcaccttactacatgtacatttgtgagaagcaacaacataacaatggccggcatgtacacaaaacacaGCTGtcaattttgtatgtacacagtGTCATAGTTAGTTGTTTCGTTCTTTGTCGTTCTGAGTaatttgatacaaattttttaatttcaataaataaaataaccatGGAAAGCGAGGAATGTTTGAGGACTATTCTTAATATTGTACGTATTGTCAATACTGCACACGAAGTGTTCCAGGAGGTAAATAGAAACTCCCGAAGGTGGTGGGTTCGTCCTGTCAATATTTCACGCGAAGAGGAAGGATTTTATAGAACATGCATCAAGCAGCTTAAGGAAAAGGATGAGGAGCATTTTTATAAAGCTACGAGAATGAGCGTtgctaaatataatttattgttgtCGCTATTAAAGCAACGATTAAAACGTTTTTCAAATAGAAAACCAATTCTGCCTGAGACTCGTTTGGCGGTAACATTAATGTAAGTCAATGTGAAATAATTATTACACTGGTATACTTAAACGCTTACCAATTTCAGTTTCTTGGCACAAGGATGCAATTTCAATGTCCTGTCTTGGTCGTTTAAACTTGGAGTTTCGACAGTCCGAAAAATTATATACGAAACATGTGACGCTATTTGGGATGAATTGCATGATGCATATTTGTCAACACCAAACGCACACGAACTTCGAGATATTGCAAGCAAGTTCTATGTAAAGACTGGAATGCCGAATTGCTTGGGAGCTATAGATGGGAAGCACATTCGTATAACAAGCCCAAGAAATAGCGGATCGTTGTACTACAACTATAAGAAAACGTTTAGCATTGTACTAATGGCAGTGAGTGATGCTAATTACGTGTTCACATATGTTGATGTCGGTGCTCTAGGAAGCCAAAATGACGGTGGAATATTTGCCCGCAGTGCCTTTGGAAAGAAGTTGCTAAATGGCACACTGGAAGTTCCTTCTGACACAAACTTACCGGGTACAACGAATAGCTTTCCGTATTATTACGTCGGCGACAGTGCGTTTCCACTGAAACCAAATTTAATGCGACCATTTCCCGGCCGCCACTTACCAGAAGATAAAGACAAATTTAACTTAGCGTTGTCTAGAGCCCGAGTGCACATAGAAAACGCATTCGGAATTTTGGCCAATCGATGGAGAGTATTGCATACAACAATACATGCTTGCCCAAAGAATGCAGACAAAATTGTTTTAGCTACGGTAGTACTTCATAACTTTTTGATGTTACAAAATGACAGGAATTACTTCACCCTTGAACTTGCTGACCACTCAGAAGGTAACAGAGAAATACCCGGACGTTGGAGAGAAGAAGCAAATTCCCTTGAATCGTTTCAACCAAGAGTAGCCAATCGCTCAACTGCAAACGCATTTCAGTTACGTGAAACCCtaaaagaatatatttcaaataatgccGTATAATGTTAACTATTttcatacaatattatttttatcaataaaacaCAAGGTTTATGTTTGTAGTAcaaaaaaggtttttatttaaaaaagttatccagaaatacaatatatatgtatatatatatatatctatatatatatatctatatttatatataaaaaaaatttttaaaacaggtACTTCAtgattacttatttatttaaaaaatatattatttgacTATTCACATTTCTGGTAtatcacatttttaaattaaatagttaCTTCTAATAtcacaattatatacatatgtatataccaaaaaaacatgaaattcaattttgcttactaactacttaaaaaaatattatttgactatttacatacatattcaacatttcttatatatcacatttttaaataaaaaaagttacttCTAATAtcacaattatatacatatataccaaaaaaacatgaaattcaattttgcttactacttaaaaaaaaaaattttctacataaattgaactaaaaatattttcagtctATCATCAGTCTATATAtcacattttcaattaatctACCCCAAATACCCCAAATAGAAATTGCTGATTTCCTCAAACACTAGTGCAGACACTTTTGCCTCGATATTTGTCACCATTTCTGGCGGAAGACCAGCTTCCGAAATTTTTGTAGCTAAGGATGCAAAATGTTGTGCGATTGAATTGGTTTTACGCGATCGTGATTCGTTAATCATTGTGCATATGCTCGCGCCTGCCGTTTCAAGGAATTTTGCGAACGCATCCCCGTTATTTTTCTGCGAAAATGAATTGGAAactaatgaataaatttttcaaaacaaaacaaagaaataaaatatacctTTTGTCCACGTCCATCCGAAGATGCCGGCTGAGACGTTTCTATTGTCGCCGATGATGTGGATGCCTCTAAAGGATCTATAATTATATTGTCTTGGACACTTTCAAAATCTTCGCTTATGCTGCtaatagtactgtaaaatacagtattaaaaaaaaaataattttcgttacTTACCGCCttgaatttggaattttttccataaatgaCATTGCTTCCAGATAACGTAATTTTCTCCGTGGAGTTTGTTGGCCACTCCCGGAAGCGACTTGCTCCATGCGTTTACATCGCTTGTAAGAGTCTCGGATACTCTTCCATCTCTTTTTGCATTCTGTTTCtggaaatgaaattaatattcgaattttatatatttcatttataatttgcCTTACCGCTCAACCTTGTGTTTGTGGAAATTTGTTTCCAtgtcatttcttttttcttaaatttttatagtctCTGTGCGAGACATCAAAAATAAAGTGTTAATAGAGGAAGTGCGCAATTCTTCCTCTATTAACACTTCATCCAAATCCATGTTCaaatctgaaataaattttctaaacctaattacatacaataaatgtaaaaatattatacaattaaaataatacttaCCGCAAGTAGACTAATCGCTCAACTatcaacataacaatggccggcatgtacacaaaacaacgcagttgtccattttgcatgtacacaatttcgttgtggccatactaatacctttcacttcaatgaaattttaatattttgttcaaagtgaaattttttatgcaaaaaataagtaaataggtaaatatttttgctttaaattatcacttgtttttacaaatgatataatagagctataatatagctattttatgcttttatttgtaaaataacatcaagtttgttaaagctgtgaataattttacattttacaattttacatattagtggcatcaccactctacctcctctttctatcttccattctactgtcaactctactgtcgtcctactgtcgttggcaaaaataggcggatattgaagttagcgagaacgacaactgtcggcctgcagtcgtgtagtcgtgcagctgtcaaaataacactgcccataagaacgtgtgtattttaatatgtgacagatgtagtttgcagtctgtcgctctccATGTGTTCAGCGCTTCTCTCCTGCATTAGCGTAAATCTC
Proteins encoded:
- the LOC126766989 gene encoding uncharacterized protein LOC126766989, which produces MELVGFHYDPDCDYSLHGAIGAMDIICTHCNAAKFRGETAGMCCSSGKVKLPALEPPPEPLHSLLTGESPTSKHFLQNIQAYNSCFQMTSFGATKIIRDSFMPTFKIQGQIYHRAGLLIPFADADYQFLQIYFIGNENDQLNQRCNIATGTRREIVLNLQRFLNEHNELIRLFKIALDRMPSDNHRIVIRADKMPMGQHARRFNAPTIDEVAIKRTTSACFRATP
- the LOC126766986 gene encoding uncharacterized protein LOC126766986 — its product is MESEECLRTILNIVRIVNTAHEVFQEVNRNSRRWWVRPVNISREEEGFYRTCIKQLKEKDEEHFYKATRMSVAKYNLLLSLLKQRLKRFSNRKPILPETRLAVTLIFLAQGCNFNVLSWSFKLGVSTVRKIIYETCDAIWDELHDAYLSTPNAHELRDIASKFYVKTGMPNCLGAIDGKHIRITSPRNSGSLYYNYKKTFSIVLMAVSDANYVFTYVDVGALGSQNDGGIFARSAFGKKLLNGTLEVPSDTNLPGTTNSFPYYYVGDSAFPLKPNLMRPFPGRHLPEDKDKFNLALSRARVHIENAFGILANRWRVLHTTIHACPKNADKIVLATVVLHNFLMLQNDRNYFTLELADHSEGNREIPGRWREEANSLESFQPRVANRSTANAFQLRETLKEYISNNAV